The following proteins are encoded in a genomic region of Maribacter hydrothermalis:
- a CDS encoding sulfite exporter TauE/SafE family protein gives MLLSAFILGLMGSLHCVGMCGPIAFMLPVDQTNNYKKFGQIFIYHFGRLMAYGIIGLLFGLLGKGLSVFGIQQKLSIAIGAIMILIVLIPYKTFNKYNFSKPIYKIISKVKNQLGKELKKKSPDTFLTIGFLNGFLPCGLVYMALFGAIAMGNAVQGSLYMVLFGLGTIPLMTTAIYFSGLLKGGIRQKVQKAIPVFVVAIGLLFILRGLGLGIPYVSPAPVVEMASSVIECHN, from the coding sequence ATGCTACTATCTGCCTTCATATTAGGACTAATGGGAAGTTTGCACTGTGTTGGTATGTGTGGCCCTATTGCCTTTATGTTGCCGGTAGACCAAACTAATAACTACAAGAAATTCGGTCAAATATTTATTTATCATTTTGGTCGTTTAATGGCATATGGCATTATAGGCTTACTATTTGGATTACTTGGAAAGGGACTCTCTGTTTTTGGAATACAACAAAAGCTTTCCATTGCCATTGGAGCCATAATGATTCTTATAGTTTTAATCCCATATAAAACGTTCAACAAGTATAATTTTTCAAAACCTATCTATAAAATCATATCAAAAGTTAAGAACCAATTGGGTAAAGAATTAAAGAAAAAATCACCCGATACGTTTTTAACCATTGGTTTTTTAAACGGATTTTTGCCTTGTGGATTAGTCTATATGGCACTTTTTGGAGCAATTGCCATGGGGAATGCAGTGCAGGGTAGTTTATATATGGTTTTATTTGGATTAGGAACTATACCATTAATGACCACTGCTATCTATTTTAGCGGGCTATTAAAAGGTGGTATTCGTCAAAAAGTACAAAAAGCAATTCCTGTTTTTGTAGTGGCTATTGGCCTACTTTTTATTCTTAGAGGTCTAGGTCTAGGTATACCGTATGTTTCACCAGCACCAGTGGTTGAAATGGCGTCGAGCGTAATTGAATGCCATAATTAA
- the ccoG gene encoding cytochrome c oxidase accessory protein CcoG: MSQDQDNFRDSIGTIKEDGKRAWVFPKKPSGKFYEYRKYVSYALLTFLIAAPFIKINGNQFLMFNVLERRFNIFGFPFYPQDFHLFVISMIIGVIFIALFTVAFGRIFCGWMCPQTIFLEMVFRRIEYWIDGDRGAQMRLDRQEWNAEKIRKRVLKWIIFFIISFIIANVFLAYLIGSDRLIQYVTDGPAQHVSTMVSLLIFTGVFYFVFAWFREQVCIIACPYGRMQGVLLDNKSIVVAYDYKRGEGENGRKKWRKNEDREELGHGDCIDCNQCVNVCPTGIDIRNGTQLECVNCTACIDECDTIMEKVDLPKGLIRYASENEITKKEKFKFTPRLKGYTAVLVILTGVLIGMMFLRNDLEANILRLPGQLYEHKEGNIISNVYTYKLLNKTTKTVENVHFELISPKGEIKLVRHENFDVQPEALAEGTLFIEINASALSGDKNNLKIGVYSDEKLIETTTARFLAPRSYK; this comes from the coding sequence ATGTCACAAGATCAAGATAATTTTAGAGATTCCATTGGCACCATTAAAGAAGATGGCAAACGCGCATGGGTTTTTCCTAAAAAACCAAGTGGCAAATTTTACGAGTATCGTAAATATGTTAGCTATGCACTACTAACTTTCTTGATAGCAGCTCCATTTATAAAAATAAATGGCAATCAGTTTTTAATGTTCAATGTTCTTGAAAGGCGTTTTAACATCTTTGGTTTTCCATTTTATCCACAAGATTTTCACCTCTTTGTTATTTCTATGATTATTGGGGTTATTTTCATTGCCCTATTTACAGTAGCCTTTGGTCGTATTTTTTGTGGATGGATGTGCCCACAAACCATTTTCTTAGAAATGGTTTTTCGCAGAATCGAATATTGGATAGACGGTGACCGTGGCGCACAAATGCGATTAGACCGCCAAGAATGGAATGCCGAAAAGATTAGAAAACGTGTACTAAAATGGATTATCTTTTTTATCATCTCGTTTATAATAGCCAATGTATTCCTTGCTTATTTAATTGGTAGCGACCGCTTAATACAATACGTTACCGATGGGCCTGCGCAACATGTAAGCACAATGGTATCCCTTTTAATATTCACAGGCGTTTTCTATTTCGTATTTGCTTGGTTTAGAGAACAGGTATGTATTATTGCCTGTCCCTACGGCCGAATGCAAGGGGTTTTATTGGATAATAAATCTATTGTAGTTGCATATGATTATAAAAGAGGAGAAGGAGAAAACGGGAGAAAAAAATGGCGTAAGAATGAAGACCGTGAAGAACTTGGACATGGTGATTGTATTGACTGTAATCAATGTGTAAACGTATGCCCTACTGGTATTGACATAAGAAACGGAACACAATTAGAGTGTGTTAACTGTACTGCTTGTATTGACGAATGCGATACTATTATGGAGAAAGTAGATCTTCCAAAAGGGTTAATACGCTATGCAAGTGAAAATGAGATAACAAAAAAAGAAAAATTCAAGTTTACACCGCGTTTAAAAGGGTATACTGCTGTGTTAGTTATATTAACTGGTGTACTTATTGGCATGATGTTTTTACGAAACGACCTGGAAGCCAATATTTTAAGACTACCAGGCCAACTGTATGAGCATAAGGAAGGAAATATTATAAGTAATGTGTACACCTATAAATTGTTGAACAAAACAACTAAAACCGTTGAGAATGTGCATTTTGAATTGATTTCTCCTAAAGGTGAAATTAAATTAGTACGTCACGAGAATTTTGATGTACAGCCCGAAGCTCTTGCAGAAGGTACCTTGTTTATCGAAATTAATGCTTCCGCATTAAGCGGTGATAAGAACAATCTAAAAATAGGAGTTTATAGTGATGAAAAGCTTATAGAAACTACAACGGCTAGGTTTTTGGCTCCACGGAGTTATAAATAG
- a CDS encoding GTP-binding protein, which yields MKPLPNEIVLRPRFQIASSENKETVLQKFENVSEPPFLVNRLDDHVFIKFNVKNNHFWSPQLHLEIDEVDETNCQINAIFGPNPTLWTFFMFIHFVIATLFIIIGIWAYTSAALNKPYHFQMGSMVVITVLWFVLYFLGRSGKKKGKPQMHQLHGFAMKVLTK from the coding sequence ATGAAACCTTTACCAAACGAAATTGTACTTCGCCCTAGGTTTCAAATAGCTAGTTCCGAAAACAAAGAAACAGTTCTTCAAAAATTCGAAAACGTATCTGAGCCTCCATTTTTAGTAAATAGATTAGATGACCATGTTTTTATAAAATTCAATGTAAAAAATAACCATTTTTGGTCACCACAACTACATTTAGAAATTGACGAAGTTGATGAGACTAATTGCCAAATTAATGCCATTTTTGGTCCCAACCCTACACTTTGGACTTTCTTTATGTTCATACATTTTGTTATAGCTACTCTTTTTATAATTATTGGAATTTGGGCATATACAAGTGCAGCATTAAACAAACCATATCATTTTCAGATGGGCTCAATGGTTGTGATTACAGTTTTATGGTTTGTACTTTATTTTTTAGGTAGAAGCGGCAAGAAAAAAGGAAAACCACAAATGCACCAATTGCATGGTTTTGCCATGAAAGTTCTTACAAAATAA
- a CDS encoding vanadium-dependent haloperoxidase — protein sequence MKRILLVSLIFSFLSTNVIFGQKNQEEPTGTKNVAYQWGKMALDATASDTEKFKPRPTITSRYLGLIFISIFDAWSRFDENAIPVFMNNVDRRPIGEQIVSNKEIAISYAAYGTMKEYYYSDTEMFKEFMIELGLDPDNNSLDPTTPEGIGNLAAKATIEARKSDGSNQYGDVEGSNGKAYFDYTYYSPVNSADENNDINRWQPKYFSDGNGGQYAPGCLTPYWQKVTPITMTSADQFRPGPPPMFGSEQLKLEVKEVIELQANLTGEEIALVEFMRDGPQSVQQAGHWLKFAQDVSRRDNHTLDQDVKMYFLTEITAMDAFIASWDSKMFYDYARPYALVHEYYKDKTIKAWGGPSKGIVEMKGQEWRPYSPDIFLCPPFPSYTSGHSTISGGCAEVLRLFTGDDYFGESVELVPGTLTEVDAAYYGKPITINFPTFTEAANMAGMSRVMGGYHIQADNIAGLQLGRDVAVQAWKFYNEHLGN from the coding sequence ATGAAACGTATTTTATTAGTATCCCTCATTTTCAGCTTTTTATCTACAAATGTAATATTTGGACAAAAAAACCAAGAGGAACCTACGGGAACAAAAAATGTAGCTTATCAATGGGGTAAAATGGCCTTAGATGCTACAGCTTCTGATACCGAAAAATTTAAACCAAGACCCACAATAACTTCTAGATATTTAGGATTAATATTCATCTCCATTTTTGACGCATGGTCTAGATTTGACGAAAATGCTATTCCCGTATTCATGAATAATGTTGATAGAAGACCTATAGGTGAGCAAATAGTATCGAATAAAGAAATTGCTATTAGCTACGCAGCATATGGCACTATGAAAGAGTATTATTATTCCGATACTGAAATGTTCAAGGAATTTATGATAGAATTAGGTCTTGACCCAGATAATAATTCACTAGACCCAACGACACCTGAAGGTATTGGTAATTTGGCAGCTAAAGCCACTATTGAAGCTAGAAAAAGTGATGGCAGTAATCAATATGGTGATGTTGAAGGCTCTAACGGAAAAGCTTATTTTGACTACACCTATTATAGCCCTGTAAATTCTGCTGACGAAAACAATGACATTAACCGCTGGCAACCTAAATACTTCTCGGATGGCAATGGCGGGCAATATGCGCCCGGCTGTCTAACCCCATATTGGCAGAAAGTTACTCCAATTACAATGACTTCAGCTGACCAGTTTAGACCTGGCCCACCACCAATGTTTGGCTCGGAACAGTTAAAACTTGAAGTAAAAGAGGTTATAGAATTACAGGCCAATCTTACAGGTGAGGAAATTGCTTTAGTTGAATTTATGAGAGATGGACCACAATCTGTACAACAAGCAGGACATTGGTTAAAATTCGCCCAAGATGTTTCTCGCAGGGATAATCACACTTTAGATCAAGATGTAAAAATGTATTTTTTAACTGAAATTACAGCTATGGATGCTTTTATAGCTTCATGGGATTCTAAAATGTTCTACGATTATGCAAGACCGTATGCACTAGTTCATGAATACTACAAAGACAAAACTATAAAAGCGTGGGGCGGACCCAGCAAAGGAATCGTAGAAATGAAAGGTCAAGAATGGAGACCCTATTCTCCAGACATTTTCCTATGCCCTCCTTTTCCTAGTTATACTTCTGGACACAGTACTATAAGTGGAGGTTGTGCCGAAGTTCTACGTTTGTTTACAGGGGATGATTATTTTGGCGAATCTGTAGAATTGGTACCTGGCACATTAACTGAAGTAGATGCCGCTTATTATGGAAAACCGATTACTATAAATTTCCCAACGTTTACTGAAGCCGCAAATATGGCAGGTATGTCTAGAGTTATGGGTGGTTACCATATACAGGCAGATAATATTGCGGGACTGCAATTAGGTAGAGATGTGGCCGTACAAGCTTGGAAATTTTACAATGAACATTTAGGTAATTAA
- a CDS encoding FixH family protein, producing the protein MKINWGTGIVIAILAFMGFILFFVVTMTTSHNANHDLVTEEYYKAELGYQKEIDAEQNARRAKEQIQLQKVTDGLLVIFPKGYDNTNITGNVSLYRPSNKHLDFNLPIVLSDSHLLIPDKRLLDGRWDIKIAWKHNGKEFLHKESLTF; encoded by the coding sequence ATGAAAATTAATTGGGGTACTGGTATCGTAATAGCTATTCTAGCCTTTATGGGTTTTATTCTATTTTTTGTGGTTACGATGACCACTAGCCATAATGCAAATCATGATTTGGTAACAGAAGAATATTATAAGGCTGAACTAGGATATCAAAAAGAGATTGATGCCGAGCAGAATGCACGTAGAGCAAAAGAACAAATTCAACTACAAAAAGTAACTGATGGGTTATTGGTTATTTTTCCAAAAGGTTACGATAATACTAATATAACTGGTAATGTGTCCCTGTACAGACCATCTAATAAGCACTTGGATTTTAACTTACCCATAGTTTTATCCGATTCACATTTGCTCATACCTGACAAACGTTTGTTAGATGGTCGTTGGGACATTAAAATTGCTTGGAAACATAACGGAAAAGAATTTCTACATAAAGAAAGTTTAACCTTTTAG